From the Saccharomycodes ludwigii strain NBRC 1722 chromosome I, whole genome shotgun sequence genome, one window contains:
- the YOS1 gene encoding Yos1p (similar to Saccharomyces cerevisiae YER074W-A | YOS1 | Yip One Suppressor), which produces MIFGLGKLFYVILLLINSIAVLSEERFLRRIGLSSNANTSYNNNNNAFYGSPPAQEITARSKLVSLISAIQTLLRIIDYLTLHNGKKTTLI; this is translated from the exons ATGATATTTGGTTTAGGTAAATTGTTTTATgtgatattattgttaataaattCAATAGCGGTTTTAAGTGAGGAAAGATTTTTAAGAAGGA tTGGTTTAAGTTCAAATGCAAATACttcatataataataataataacgcaTTTTATGGAAGTCCACCTGCCCAAGAAATAACGGCTAGATCCAAATTAGTCTCGTTAATTAGTGCAATTCAAACACTATTAAGAA TTATTGATTATTTAACATTGCATAAtgggaaaaaaacaacattgATTTGa
- a CDS encoding 40S ribosomal protein eS24 (similar to Saccharomyces cerevisiae YER074W | RPS24A | Ribosomal Protein of the Small subunit (paralog of YIL069C | RPS24B) | uncharacterized intron close to the beginning of the gene): SDAITIRTRKVISNPLLARKQFVVEVLHPNKANVSKDELREKLAEVYKAEKDAVSVFGFRTQYGGGKSTGFGLVYNSPADAKKFEPAYRLVRYGLAEKTEKPSRQQRKQRKNRDKKVFGTGKSLAKKVARRNAD; this comes from the coding sequence tCTGACGCTATCACTATCCGTACTAGAAAGGTTATCTCCAACCCATTGTTGGCTAGAAAGcaatttgttgttgaagtTTTGCACCCAAACAAGGCTAATGTTTCTAAAGATGAATTGCGTGAAAAATTAGCTGAAGTTTACAAGGCTGAAAAAGACGCTGTTTCTGTTTTTGGTTTCAGAACTCAATATGGTGGTGGTAAATCTACTGGTTTTGGTTTAGTTTACAACTCTCCAGCTGATGCCAAGAAATTTGAACCAGCTTACAGATTAGTTAGATACGGTTTAGCTGAAAAGACTGAAAAACCTTCCAGAcaacaaagaaaacaaagaaagaaCAGAGATAAGAAGGTCTTTGGTACTGGTAAGAGTTTGGCTAAGAAGGTTGCTCGTCGTAACGCTGATTAG
- the ALD5 gene encoding aldehyde dehydrogenase (NAD(P)(+)) ALD5 (similar to Saccharomyces cerevisiae YER073W | ALD5 | ALdehyde Dehydrogenase), translated as MLSTFSKIRYSSTIQTARILRLYSTLPLRVPITLPNGITYEQPTGLFINGEFVSSRQHKTFEVINPSTEEEITHVYEAREDDVDLAVEAAKQAFDNGWSTADPEFRAQCLYKLADLIEKDSEVIAGIDSLDNGKSLFCSRGDVSLVINYLRSCAGWCDKIYGKIIDTGSSYFAYTKREPLGVCGQIIPWNFPILMWSWKIGPALATGNTVVLKPAEATPLSALYVSQLVKEAGIPKGVVNIVPGFGKIVGEKIATHQDVKKIAFTGSTATGRHIMKTAADTIKKVTLELGGKSPNIVFADANLDKAVKNIAFGIFFNSGEVCCAGSRVYVQDTVYDEVLQKFKEYTESLTVGNPFEEGIFQGAQTSQMQMDKINEYVKIGTEEGARIVTGGERVGHKGYFFRPTVFADVHEDMRVVKDEIFGPIVTVSKFSTVDEVVSMANNSVYGLAAGIHTEDVNKAIDVSNRIKSGIIWINGYNMFHQSVPFGGFGQSGIGSEMGSEALLNYTQVKAVRMALEKKN; from the coding sequence ATGCTCTCTacattttccaaaataagATATAGTTCTACTATCCAAACTGCACGTATTTTACGTTTATACTCCACATTACCATTAAGAGTACCAATCACTCTACCAAATGGCATAACTTATGAACAACCAACTGGCCTATTTATCAATGGTGAGTTTGTTTCATCCAGACAACATAAGACTTTTGAAGTCATTAATCCAAGTACTGAGGAAGAAATTACACATGTTTACGAAGCTCGTGAAGATGATGTAGATCTTGCTGTCGAAGCTGCAAAACAAGCCTTTGATAATGGCTGGTCTACTGCTGATCCAGAATTTAGAGCACAATGCTTATACAAATTGGCTGATTTGATTGAAAAAGATTCTGAGGTAATAGCTGGCATTGATTCTTTAGATAACGGGAAATCTTTATTCTGCAGTAGGGGTGATGTTTCCTTGGTTATAAACTACTTAAGATCCTGTGCCGGCTGGTGTGACAAAATTTATGGTAAAATCATTGATACTGGGTCTTCTTATTTCGCATACACAAAAAGAGAACCATTGGGTGTTTGTGGCCAAATTATTCCTTGGAACTTCCCAATTCTAATGTGGTCTTGGAAAATTGGTCCTGCATTGGCCACGGGTAACACTGTTGTTTTAAAGCCAGCTGAAGCCACTCCATTGTCCGCTTTGTATGTTTCTCAGTTAGTTAAAGAGGCTGGTATTCCAAAAGGTGTCGTTAACATTGTTCCTGGTTTTGGTAAGATTGTTGGGGAAAAGATTGCTACCCACCAAGATGTTAAGAAAATTGCATTTACTGGTTCTACTGCTACTGGTCGTCATATTATGAAAACTGCCGCTGACACCATTAAGAAAGTTACATTAGAATTGGGTGGTAAATCACCAAATATCGTTTTCGCTGATGCCAACTTAGATAAAGCCGTGAAAAACATTGCCTTTggtatcttttttaattccgGTGAAGTTTGCTGCGCTGGTTCAAGAGTTTACGTTCAAGACACTGTTTATGATGaagttttacaaaaatttaagGAGTACACGGAAAGTTTGACAGTTGGTAACCCGTTTGAAGAAGGAATTTTCCAAGGTGCGCAAACTTCTCAAATGCAAATGGACAAGATCAACGAATATGTGAAGATTGGTACTGAAGAAGGTGCCCGTATTGTTACTGGTGGTGAAAGAGTCGGCCACAAGGGATATTTTTTCAGACCAACTGTTTTTGCTGATGTCCATGAAGATATGAGGGTGGTCAAAGATGAAATTTTTGGTCCAATTGTTACCGTTTCTAAATTTTCCACTGTTGATGAAGTTGTCTCTATGGCTAATAACAGTGTTTACGGATTAGCTGCTGGTATTCATACTGAAGATGTCAACAAGGCTATTGATGTTTCTAACAGAATCAAATCCGGTATTATCTGGATTAATGGCTACAATATGTTTCACCAAAGTGTTCCATTTGGTGGGTTTGGTCAAAGTGGTATCGGTTCTGAAATGGGTTCTGAagctttattaaattatactCAAGTCAAAGCTGTTAGAATGGCtcttgaaaagaaaaattga